Proteins encoded by one window of Cellvibrio sp. KY-GH-1:
- a CDS encoding DUF748 domain-containing protein, giving the protein MMKETVIQYFSWLSWRRPWVWLVALFLMYHLTLAVVAPMLIKSKLNELVVERLQLNLDVDGISINPYEFTLTINQLKISGNDLGQPLGFDKLFINLQPWDSFGDSWSIKEAYLTGLYGEFKRIDAKTNNFTRILNNWMASATATDESASSTSSTLPLRIEDIKLQIAQLKIVDQLPKSRFETDLGPIEFQAHQFNTLPNATGNQSLLLKTNTGVELSWQGNFRLAPFSSEGDVNLVGPALTTLADYLKDDFKVAVATSKLQVQFHYALNKPEQSDLTVLLSGIEANLQDLKVNQLAGNSPLLALKQVNLAGGEIKWPEASVQLPKIQLRDGEAWATISPQGQLNFEQVIAERGSANSEPSPWQVVNELLSINGLNLHYRDESIGTNSQVEIENIAMELKNLSTRAQQNSEASASFSLQGGKFESTAKFQLNPFANAEGTYKITQLPAKAAQSFVEAYARVDITEGELAAEGKITSAEEAIKIQGNAQLNNIKVQEKASGKTLLSWSTLKLNRIIADVEAKKINIGRMGFNEAFADFNIFSDGTHTLTRVLTTPAATAQESTTADTSSNFTYLIGRIDVENASGKFTDSSLPLPFSADIAHINGTISTLDSTSHSPANVKLEGQVSDYGEMVMTGEIFPLEPTQKTRMNLSFNNIDISELSPYAIKFAGREIAKGKMDLDLKYDINQDQMLGQNNVVLHEFALGKKVAQPGAADLPLDLAVALLKDKDGIIRADLPVQGNINDPKFDYGKTLRKAIRKLITNVAAAPFRFLAGLVGVGKNKDLGYISFFAGRTDLSPAQTEKVNQIGEALIKRPDLQIDIPGVYSVSFDTHALQEQKFETRLREQLSQSQSDANIGSRKYISTLENLYTEAHLSPSLDALKNAAQATTGNEDNADQLSYARTIKEKLVAIEAVSQADLLQLANQRAQVVYGQLAKISGIKATQIKLAVAREGGINKDNKLKLELGANLKKTKKKKINI; this is encoded by the coding sequence ATGATGAAAGAAACAGTAATCCAGTATTTCAGCTGGCTGTCCTGGCGTCGCCCCTGGGTTTGGTTAGTCGCGTTATTCCTGATGTACCACCTGACGCTGGCCGTTGTTGCACCAATGCTTATCAAGAGCAAGCTGAACGAGCTGGTAGTCGAGCGCTTGCAGCTCAATCTGGATGTTGATGGAATTTCCATCAATCCCTATGAGTTCACCCTGACGATCAACCAACTAAAAATTTCCGGCAATGACCTGGGGCAACCGCTGGGATTCGACAAACTTTTTATTAACCTGCAGCCGTGGGATTCGTTTGGCGATAGCTGGAGCATCAAAGAAGCCTACCTGACTGGCCTGTATGGCGAATTCAAGCGCATAGATGCGAAGACTAATAATTTCACCCGCATTCTGAATAACTGGATGGCCAGCGCAACGGCAACCGACGAATCGGCATCATCCACCAGCAGCACGCTGCCGTTACGCATTGAAGACATTAAACTGCAAATTGCCCAACTGAAAATTGTTGATCAGCTGCCCAAAAGTCGCTTTGAAACAGACTTGGGTCCGATTGAATTTCAAGCACATCAATTTAACACCCTGCCCAATGCCACAGGCAACCAATCACTGCTACTAAAAACCAATACCGGTGTTGAATTAAGTTGGCAGGGTAACTTTCGCCTCGCGCCATTTTCCAGCGAAGGCGATGTAAACCTGGTAGGACCGGCGTTGACTACGCTGGCCGATTATTTAAAAGATGATTTCAAAGTTGCGGTCGCAACCAGCAAACTGCAAGTGCAATTTCATTATGCACTCAATAAACCGGAACAATCTGATCTGACTGTATTGCTCTCCGGGATTGAAGCAAATCTGCAGGATTTGAAAGTAAATCAACTTGCGGGCAATTCCCCATTGCTCGCATTAAAACAAGTGAACCTCGCTGGTGGTGAAATAAAATGGCCTGAAGCCAGTGTGCAGCTACCCAAAATCCAGCTGCGCGATGGCGAGGCCTGGGCAACAATATCACCGCAAGGACAACTCAACTTCGAGCAAGTGATTGCTGAACGCGGCAGTGCCAACAGCGAGCCATCACCCTGGCAAGTGGTTAATGAACTGCTATCCATTAATGGGTTAAACCTTCACTACCGGGATGAATCCATTGGCACCAACTCGCAGGTGGAAATCGAAAATATTGCCATGGAGTTGAAAAACCTGAGCACTCGCGCGCAGCAAAATTCCGAGGCAAGCGCAAGCTTCAGTCTGCAAGGCGGCAAATTTGAATCCACCGCAAAATTCCAGTTAAATCCGTTCGCAAATGCCGAAGGGACCTACAAAATCACGCAATTGCCCGCCAAAGCCGCGCAAAGTTTTGTGGAAGCGTATGCGCGGGTAGATATTACCGAGGGTGAACTGGCGGCGGAAGGAAAAATTACTTCAGCAGAAGAGGCAATAAAAATTCAGGGCAACGCACAGCTCAATAATATAAAAGTGCAGGAAAAAGCCAGCGGGAAAACTCTGTTGAGCTGGTCAACGCTAAAACTCAATCGCATTATTGCCGATGTAGAAGCAAAAAAAATTAATATTGGGCGCATGGGATTTAACGAGGCATTTGCCGATTTCAATATTTTTTCCGATGGTACTCATACACTCACGCGAGTTTTAACAACGCCAGCCGCTACCGCGCAGGAATCAACCACTGCAGACACATCCAGCAATTTCACCTATTTAATTGGTCGCATCGATGTTGAAAATGCCAGCGGCAAATTTACTGACTCTTCACTTCCGCTGCCTTTTTCTGCCGACATCGCGCATATCAACGGCACTATTTCCACGCTCGACTCCACCAGTCACTCACCCGCGAACGTCAAACTCGAGGGGCAAGTGAGTGACTATGGCGAAATGGTGATGACTGGGGAAATTTTCCCACTTGAGCCAACACAAAAAACGCGAATGAACCTTAGCTTTAACAATATCGATATTTCCGAGCTATCACCTTACGCGATTAAATTTGCCGGGCGCGAAATCGCCAAGGGAAAAATGGATCTCGATCTGAAGTACGATATTAATCAAGATCAAATGCTCGGCCAAAACAACGTCGTGCTACACGAATTTGCGCTAGGCAAGAAGGTCGCTCAACCGGGTGCCGCCGATTTACCGCTCGACCTTGCCGTGGCCTTGCTCAAAGATAAAGACGGTATCATCCGCGCCGACCTGCCAGTGCAGGGCAATATCAATGACCCCAAATTTGACTATGGGAAAACCCTACGCAAAGCCATTCGCAAATTAATCACCAATGTCGCGGCAGCGCCCTTTCGCTTTTTGGCGGGCTTGGTGGGTGTAGGTAAAAACAAGGACCTGGGTTACATCAGTTTTTTCGCGGGCCGCACCGATTTATCGCCCGCACAGACAGAAAAAGTAAATCAGATTGGTGAGGCATTGATTAAGCGCCCCGATTTACAAATAGATATTCCAGGTGTTTATTCCGTGAGCTTTGACACTCACGCATTGCAGGAACAAAAATTTGAAACCCGCTTGCGCGAACAACTTTCGCAAAGCCAAAGCGATGCCAATATCGGCTCGCGTAAATATATTTCCACACTGGAAAACCTCTACACCGAAGCGCATTTATCCCCCAGCCTGGATGCATTGAAAAATGCAGCTCAAGCAACAACGGGCAATGAGGACAATGCTGACCAATTAAGCTATGCGAGAACTATTAAAGAAAAACTCGTCGCTATCGAGGCTGTGAGTCAGGCAGATTTACTACAACTCGCCAATCAGCGTGCGCAGGTGGTATACGGCCAACTCGCAAAAATTTCCGGCATAAAAGCTACGCAAATAAAATTGGCAGTAGCGCGCGAAGGCGGAATCAATAAAGACAACAAATTGAAACTCGAGTTGGGGGCAAACTTGAAGAAAACTAAAAAGAAGAAAATAAATATTTAA
- a CDS encoding thioesterase family protein, translated as MVFECVMEVRDYECDLADGVNNSVYMNYLEHARHSLLKRGGIDFAALARQKIGLVIARAEVDFTRSLMSGDQFVVRTLVKRQSKLRYEFHQTIYRLPDEQVMVKAVITGVPINAEGRPRMPAELEPLILALCEA; from the coding sequence ATGGTGTTTGAGTGTGTAATGGAAGTCAGGGACTACGAGTGCGACCTGGCCGATGGGGTCAATAATTCGGTGTATATGAATTATCTAGAGCATGCGCGCCACAGTCTGTTGAAGCGGGGTGGTATTGATTTTGCGGCCCTGGCGCGCCAGAAAATTGGCCTGGTGATTGCGCGTGCAGAAGTGGATTTTACCCGTTCGCTGATGAGTGGAGATCAGTTTGTGGTGCGCACCCTCGTCAAGCGGCAATCCAAACTGCGCTATGAATTTCATCAAACCATTTATCGCCTGCCCGACGAGCAGGTGATGGTCAAAGCAGTAATCACCGGTGTGCCTATTAATGCCGAAGGTCGCCCCAGAATGCCGGCGGAACTGGAGCCATTGATTTTGGCGCTCTGTGAGGCGTAA
- a CDS encoding SPFH domain-containing protein, with amino-acid sequence MDLWNKLTGELIDIIEWTDDSNDTLVWRFERYENEIKNGAKLIVRQQQVAIFVNEGQIADVFSSGTYELTTQNLPILTTLEGWKYGFHSPFKAEVYFISLRTFTDNKWGTQNPVMLRDAEFGPVRIRAFGNFTFKVIDPRLLLNEIVGTDGHFTLAELDTQFKALVVSGFSDAIAESRIPILDMAANYTEVSNQVCERLGADFGAYGLSIIKFVVENISLPPNVEEALDKRSSMGLLGDLNKYTQYQMANALEAAAKNPGGEASSAMGIGLGFAAANQISQAMGNSQSANSMQPTSNAQAASVAPPPLPGEINFFVALNGRQAGPFPLAELTNMARAGQLDRTSLVWAQGMATWEKAGEVALLQALFESLPPPLPGA; translated from the coding sequence ATGGATTTGTGGAATAAACTTACTGGTGAGTTGATTGATATCATCGAGTGGACCGACGATAGCAACGACACCCTGGTGTGGCGCTTTGAGCGCTACGAGAACGAAATAAAAAATGGGGCCAAATTAATTGTTCGCCAGCAGCAAGTGGCGATCTTCGTTAACGAAGGACAAATTGCAGATGTGTTCAGTTCCGGCACCTACGAGCTGACTACGCAGAACCTGCCGATCCTTACCACCCTTGAAGGCTGGAAATACGGTTTCCATTCGCCCTTTAAAGCGGAAGTGTATTTTATTAGCTTGCGCACCTTTACTGATAATAAATGGGGAACGCAAAATCCGGTAATGTTACGCGATGCCGAATTTGGCCCGGTGCGTATTCGCGCGTTTGGCAACTTCACATTTAAAGTCATTGATCCACGTTTGCTGCTTAACGAAATTGTTGGCACTGATGGCCATTTCACCCTCGCCGAATTGGATACGCAATTTAAGGCGCTGGTGGTATCCGGCTTTTCCGATGCCATTGCCGAGAGCCGCATTCCTATCCTGGATATGGCTGCCAATTACACCGAAGTATCGAATCAGGTGTGTGAGCGACTAGGTGCAGACTTTGGCGCGTATGGTTTATCAATTATTAAATTTGTGGTGGAAAATATTTCACTGCCGCCTAATGTGGAAGAAGCGTTGGATAAGCGTTCCTCCATGGGCCTGCTCGGCGATTTAAATAAATACACCCAGTACCAAATGGCCAATGCGCTGGAAGCGGCAGCAAAAAATCCCGGTGGCGAGGCCAGTTCAGCCATGGGAATTGGTTTGGGCTTCGCAGCGGCTAACCAAATTTCGCAAGCGATGGGCAACTCACAATCGGCAAACAGTATGCAGCCGACGAGCAATGCACAAGCGGCTTCTGTTGCTCCACCACCATTGCCGGGCGAAATTAATTTTTTTGTCGCGCTTAATGGTCGCCAGGCCGGGCCTTTTCCGCTGGCGGAGTTAACCAATATGGCGCGCGCGGGCCAGCTGGACCGCACTTCACTGGTGTGGGCACAGGGCATGGCCACCTGGGAAAAAGCCGGCGAAGTCGCGTTGTTGCAAGCGCTGTTTGAATCACTGCCGCCTCCGCTTCCGGGAGCGTGA
- a CDS encoding GFA family protein, translating into MFYHGSCHCGAIKFEVEAPESVEVENCNCSICAMTGFLHLIVPARNFRLLSGEESLTTYTFNTGVAKHKFCKICGVKPFYIPRSNPDGVDINLRCLSTQPKQVKVIDFDGQNWEQNAHTVAHKSQ; encoded by the coding sequence ATGTTCTATCACGGCAGCTGCCATTGCGGCGCAATAAAATTTGAAGTGGAAGCGCCGGAATCAGTCGAGGTGGAGAATTGCAATTGCTCCATTTGTGCGATGACGGGCTTTTTGCATTTGATTGTACCGGCGCGCAATTTTCGTTTGTTAAGCGGTGAGGAAAGCCTTACCACTTACACATTCAACACCGGCGTCGCCAAGCATAAATTCTGCAAAATTTGTGGTGTAAAACCGTTTTATATCCCACGGTCAAACCCCGATGGCGTGGATATCAATTTGCGCTGCTTAAGTACGCAACCAAAGCAGGTAAAGGTTATCGATTTTGACGGACAGAATTGGGAACAAAACGCGCATACGGTTGCGCATAAGAGTCAGTAG
- a CDS encoding GFA family protein, which translates to MIYQGSCHCGAIQFEVEAPESVEVENCNCSICAMTGFLHLIVPARHFRLLSGEESLTTYTFNTGVARHKFCKICGVKPFYIPRSNPDGVDINLRCLSTQPKQVKVIDFDGQNWEQNAHTVAHKSQ; encoded by the coding sequence ATGATCTACCAAGGCAGCTGCCATTGCGGCGCAATACAATTTGAAGTGGAAGCGCCGGAATCAGTCGAGGTGGAGAATTGCAATTGCTCCATTTGTGCGATGACAGGATTTTTGCATTTGATTGTACCGGCGCGACATTTCCGTTTACTCAGCGGTGAGGAAAGCCTTACCACTTACACATTCAACACCGGCGTCGCCAGGCATAAATTCTGCAAAATTTGTGGTGTAAAACCGTTTTATATCCCACGGTCAAACCCCGATGGTGTTGATATCAATTTGCGCTGCTTAAGTACGCAACCAAAGCAGGTAAAGGTTATCGATTTTGACGGACAGAATTGGGAACAAAACGCGCATACGGTTGCGCATAAGAGTCAGTAG
- a CDS encoding DUF4276 family protein, with translation MVRIGISVEGPTEERFVKVVLEPHLSARGIYVTPVSLSGNISVDRVKHELKHLVHSFDYTSTFYDFYGFKHKEALETKVTLEQKIHSAVDEKQKHKLIPYIQMYEFEGLLFSSPEAIASQLQDENLHEWASTILLEFNNNPESVNNSKETAPSKRLEANTIYRKTTHGPNIAKEIGLDRMRAMCAGFNEWLSKIESLN, from the coding sequence ATGGTAAGAATAGGGATTTCCGTAGAGGGACCAACTGAAGAGCGTTTCGTTAAAGTGGTTCTGGAACCACATTTATCAGCTAGAGGAATATATGTTACCCCCGTCTCCCTTAGCGGCAACATAAGCGTGGATAGGGTCAAACATGAACTCAAGCATTTAGTGCATAGTTTTGATTATACAAGCACCTTCTATGATTTCTATGGCTTTAAGCATAAAGAGGCTTTAGAAACAAAAGTAACTTTGGAACAGAAAATTCATAGTGCAGTTGACGAAAAACAAAAACACAAGCTTATCCCTTATATACAAATGTATGAGTTTGAGGGTCTTTTGTTTTCCTCACCTGAAGCCATTGCCTCCCAATTACAAGACGAAAATTTGCATGAATGGGCCAGCACCATATTACTGGAATTTAATAACAACCCCGAATCAGTCAACAACTCAAAAGAAACAGCACCATCAAAACGACTAGAAGCCAATACAATTTACAGAAAAACTACTCATGGCCCTAATATCGCTAAAGAAATCGGCCTCGATAGAATGAGAGCAATGTGCGCTGGATTTAATGAATGGTTATCCAAGATCGAATCTCTAAACTAG
- a CDS encoding AAA family ATPase has product MTDQQNTHLHRVKIQGFKSIKQLDLTMSAINILIGANGAGKSNFISLFTFLRNLSEGKLQSYVEKNGFANTFFHFGAKKTPKIVIHIDVGQNGYHVEFVHGEANDALVFENEYCTYNESSRNFYVKGKLGESGLRPDAEAESTLVKKYTREYMQKCRVYHFHDTSSTAGFKQAQKLSASFMLQPDASNLAPFLRYLKTSFYKNYEEIITAIQTVTPFFHDFYLEPQGEKGDESILLRWIHRDHETPFSANQLSDGTARFICMATLFLQPDGSKPSTIVLDEPELGLHPAALDVLAEIIKSVSKKTQVICSTQSVAFANRFEPEEFIVVDQKDGASTFKKLERQALEHWLEDYGMGDIWTKNLIGGRPEW; this is encoded by the coding sequence ATGACAGATCAACAAAATACTCATCTACACCGAGTCAAAATACAGGGCTTTAAATCAATAAAGCAGCTCGACTTGACTATGAGCGCCATCAACATTTTGATAGGAGCAAATGGAGCGGGAAAATCAAATTTTATTTCTCTCTTTACATTTCTACGAAATTTATCAGAGGGAAAGTTGCAGTCCTATGTGGAAAAAAATGGATTTGCTAACACTTTTTTCCATTTTGGAGCAAAGAAAACACCAAAAATCGTTATTCATATTGATGTCGGTCAAAATGGGTATCATGTCGAATTTGTACACGGGGAAGCTAATGATGCCCTCGTTTTTGAGAATGAATACTGCACATACAACGAATCATCTAGAAATTTTTATGTAAAAGGAAAGCTAGGAGAAAGTGGCCTTCGCCCAGACGCGGAAGCTGAAAGTACATTAGTGAAAAAATACACTCGCGAATACATGCAAAAATGTAGGGTTTATCACTTTCACGACACAAGTTCTACAGCAGGATTCAAGCAAGCGCAAAAATTAAGTGCGAGCTTCATGTTACAACCTGACGCGAGCAATTTAGCACCATTTTTAAGATACTTAAAAACCAGCTTTTATAAAAACTACGAAGAAATAATTACTGCCATTCAAACAGTAACGCCTTTTTTCCATGATTTTTATTTGGAACCTCAAGGCGAAAAAGGTGACGAATCAATTTTATTAAGATGGATTCATCGCGATCATGAAACCCCATTTTCTGCCAACCAGCTTTCAGATGGAACAGCTAGATTTATCTGCATGGCAACTTTATTTCTTCAGCCAGACGGGAGCAAACCCAGCACAATTGTTTTAGATGAACCGGAATTAGGTTTACATCCAGCAGCTTTAGATGTACTGGCAGAAATAATAAAATCCGTATCAAAAAAAACGCAAGTAATCTGTTCAACCCAATCTGTCGCATTTGCAAACCGCTTCGAGCCTGAAGAATTCATTGTGGTTGATCAAAAAGACGGGGCATCCACTTTTAAAAAATTAGAAAGACAAGCACTTGAACACTGGCTAGAAGATTATGGCATGGGCGACATTTGGACTAAAAACCTCATAGGAGGAAGGCCAGAATGGTAA
- a CDS encoding PEP-CTERM sorting domain-containing protein (PEP-CTERM proteins occur, often in large numbers, in the proteomes of bacteria that also encode an exosortase, a predicted intramembrane cysteine proteinase. The presence of a PEP-CTERM domain at a protein's C-terminus predicts cleavage within the sorting domain, followed by covalent anchoring to some some component of the (usually Gram-negative) cell surface. Many PEP-CTERM proteins exhibit an unusual sequence composition that includes large numbers of potential glycosylation sites. Expression of one such protein has been shown restore the ability of a bacterium to form floc, a type of biofilm.): MHKTKSLALSVLLSLGFGFSINSQATVITFDDLPATEVDTIQSGYQGLNWGNEFWTSVAYINKNTLPGTGFANGVVSGSYAAFNNFATTSTITGDIFNFNGTYLTAAWNDGLQLEVNGFLNNVLLFTQTVILNTSSAQWFDFNYTGINKLSFRSWGGTPTNPGEGGEHFVMDNFTINETAAVPESSPLALLLLGLAAIAIGRRTQRNH, encoded by the coding sequence ATGCACAAGACCAAATCACTCGCGTTATCGGTTTTACTTTCACTTGGGTTCGGATTCAGCATCAATTCACAAGCAACCGTCATCACCTTCGATGACTTGCCAGCTACCGAAGTCGATACAATCCAATCCGGTTATCAAGGTCTCAACTGGGGCAATGAATTCTGGACCAGTGTTGCCTACATCAATAAAAACACATTGCCCGGCACCGGTTTTGCAAACGGCGTTGTCTCCGGCAGCTACGCCGCATTTAATAATTTCGCCACCACATCAACAATTACTGGCGATATTTTTAATTTCAACGGTACTTATTTAACCGCTGCCTGGAACGATGGATTGCAACTGGAAGTTAACGGATTTTTAAATAACGTTTTACTCTTCACCCAAACCGTCATCCTCAACACCAGCAGCGCGCAATGGTTTGACTTCAATTACACCGGCATCAACAAACTCAGCTTCCGCTCCTGGGGCGGCACGCCTACAAATCCCGGTGAAGGCGGTGAACACTTCGTCATGGATAACTTCACCATCAACGAAACTGCCGCAGTGCCGGAATCATCCCCACTCGCCCTATTACTCCTCGGCCTCGCCGCTATCGCTATTGGGCGCAGAACCCAACGCAACCACTAA